The proteins below are encoded in one region of Paenacidovorax monticola:
- the lysA gene encoding diaminopimelate decarboxylase: MTDSVLPGHPHIAYRGEDLYIEGQRLSDLAQAHGTPLYVYSKASMLDALAAYQRGFAGRKVQICYAMKANSSLAVLQLFARAGCGFDIVSGGELARVLAAGGDPAKVIFSGVGKTRAEMRQALDAGIGCFNVESEAELEVLSAVASQTGKTAPVSIRVNPNVDPKTHPYISTGLKGNKFGVAHERTLATYQRAAALPGLRVAGIDCHIGSQITEVAPYLDAVDRVLDLVQEIEAAGIPIHHIDFGGGLGINYNGDTPPAADALWAQLFAKLDARGYGDRQFMIEPGRSLVGNAGVCLTEVLYLKPGEQKNFCIVDAAMNDLPRPAMYQAFHGIVPVRGPAAASATTYDVVGPVCESGDWIGRDRSLAVQQGQYLAVLSAGAYCASMASNYNTRGRAAEVLVDGDQARLVREREGAADTFRTEKLLP; the protein is encoded by the coding sequence ATGACCGACTCCGTCCTGCCCGGCCACCCCCACATCGCCTACCGGGGCGAAGACCTGTACATCGAAGGGCAGCGCCTCTCCGACCTGGCCCAGGCCCATGGCACGCCGCTGTACGTGTACTCCAAGGCGTCCATGCTCGATGCGCTCGCGGCCTACCAGCGCGGCTTCGCGGGCCGCAAGGTACAGATCTGCTACGCCATGAAGGCCAACTCCTCGCTGGCCGTGCTGCAGCTGTTCGCGCGTGCGGGTTGCGGCTTCGACATCGTGTCGGGCGGTGAGCTCGCCCGCGTGCTGGCAGCCGGCGGCGACCCGGCCAAGGTGATCTTCTCCGGTGTAGGCAAGACCCGCGCCGAGATGCGCCAGGCGCTGGATGCCGGCATCGGCTGCTTCAACGTGGAAAGCGAAGCCGAACTGGAGGTTCTCAGCGCCGTGGCATCGCAGACCGGCAAGACGGCCCCCGTCAGCATCCGCGTGAACCCCAACGTGGACCCCAAGACCCACCCCTATATTTCCACGGGCCTCAAGGGCAACAAGTTCGGCGTGGCGCATGAACGCACTCTGGCCACCTACCAGCGCGCCGCCGCGCTGCCGGGCCTGCGCGTGGCGGGAATCGACTGCCACATCGGCTCCCAGATCACCGAGGTGGCCCCGTACCTCGACGCCGTGGACCGCGTGCTCGACCTTGTGCAGGAGATCGAGGCCGCGGGCATCCCCATCCACCACATCGATTTCGGTGGTGGCCTGGGCATCAACTACAACGGCGACACGCCCCCCGCCGCCGATGCCCTGTGGGCCCAGCTGTTCGCCAAGCTCGACGCACGCGGCTACGGCGACCGCCAGTTCATGATCGAGCCCGGCCGCTCGCTCGTGGGCAACGCCGGCGTGTGCCTGACCGAGGTGCTCTACCTCAAGCCCGGCGAGCAGAAAAACTTCTGCATCGTCGATGCGGCCATGAACGACCTGCCGCGCCCCGCGATGTACCAGGCCTTCCACGGCATCGTGCCGGTGCGCGGCCCCGCCGCCGCATCGGCCACGACCTACGACGTGGTCGGCCCCGTCTGCGAGAGCGGCGACTGGATCGGCCGCGACCGCAGCCTGGCCGTGCAACAGGGCCAGTACCTGGCCGTGCTGTCGGCCGGAGCCTACTGCGCCTCCATGGCCAGCAACTACAACACGCGCGGCCGGGCGGCCGAGGTGCTGGTGGATGGAGACCAGGCCCGGCTGGTCCGGGAGCGCGAAGGCGCCGCCGACACCTTCCGCACCGAAAAGCTACTGCCCTGA
- the cyaY gene encoding iron donor protein CyaY has protein sequence MTDLEFMDRAEKLLLAVEQGCDRLNEDTDADLDAQRSGGMVTLTFRNHSQIVINLQKPLHEVWMAARAGGFHYRFDGAQWMDTKGAGEFFAHLSRYASEQAGLPLAFSA, from the coding sequence ATGACCGACCTTGAATTCATGGACCGTGCCGAGAAACTGCTGTTGGCGGTGGAGCAGGGCTGCGACCGCCTCAACGAAGATACCGACGCGGATCTGGATGCTCAACGCTCGGGGGGCATGGTGACGCTCACTTTCCGCAACCACAGCCAGATCGTCATCAATCTGCAGAAGCCGCTGCACGAGGTCTGGATGGCCGCCCGGGCGGGCGGCTTCCACTACCGCTTTGATGGCGCGCAGTGGATGGACACCAAGGGGGCGGGAGAGTTCTTCGCGCACCTGAGCCGCTATGCGAGCGAGCAGGCAGGGCTGCCGCTGGCATTCTCCGCCTAG